A region of Myxococcus stipitatus DSM 14675 DNA encodes the following proteins:
- the pyrE gene encoding orotate phosphoribosyltransferase, with product MLTDALARDKARLLELLTQRSFERRRVVLSSGKESDFYIDCKRTALLAEGHFLIGRLFLDAIRREAPEAVGAGGLTLGADPLASAVSLTGYLSGHPLAAFIVRKEPKGHGTGQWIEGLSGLGPGAKVAIVEDVVTTGGSTIKAIERAQSEGLTVLGAFALVDRMEGGREAVEAAGHRLFTLFTRKDFIP from the coding sequence GTGCTCACGGATGCTCTCGCCCGCGACAAGGCCCGCTTGCTGGAGCTGCTCACGCAGCGCTCCTTCGAGCGTCGGCGTGTGGTCCTCTCCTCTGGCAAGGAGTCGGACTTCTACATCGACTGCAAGCGCACGGCGCTCCTGGCCGAGGGGCACTTCCTCATTGGCCGCCTGTTCCTGGACGCCATCCGCCGCGAGGCACCGGAGGCGGTGGGCGCGGGTGGGTTGACGCTGGGCGCGGATCCGCTGGCGTCGGCGGTGAGCCTCACGGGCTACCTGTCCGGCCATCCGCTGGCGGCCTTCATCGTCCGCAAGGAGCCCAAGGGCCACGGCACCGGCCAGTGGATTGAAGGGCTCAGCGGCCTGGGCCCGGGCGCGAAGGTGGCCATCGTCGAGGACGTCGTGACGACGGGTGGCTCCACCATCAAGGCCATCGAGCGGGCCCAGTCCGAGGGCCTCACGGTGCTGGGCGCCTTCGCCCTGGTGGACCGGATGGAGGGCGGTCGTGAAGCGGTGGAGGCCGCGGGCCACCGGCTCTTCACGCTGTTCACCCGCAAGGACTTCATTCCGTGA